One part of the Desulfonema ishimotonii genome encodes these proteins:
- a CDS encoding type IA DNA topoisomerase, translated as MKTLIITEKPSVAMDFAKALGVNGKHDGYIEDGSYTITWAVGHLVELMAPDEYDPKWKRWRMETLPIIPATFEYKPLPKTRKQLNVIRGLLKRGSLETVVIATDAGREGEVIARTILMASGFGEMGRVQRFWTSQALTPQVVRDGMAALRPASDYDRLWQAGQARQIADWLVGMTCTRAATLVSRSKTGNGKNRGRKSANLFSVGRVQTAVLSLIADRRREREDFKPEPYWVLRAVFIGEKGEWAGMWFRKELTRFTKETEAKEIEAKMSGQTGAVRSVKRQKKKEPPPLLYSLTDLQREANRKLGLSAKETLGIAQRLYEEKKCLSYPRTDSKVLGSQNVDMARKLVKKLSGVYPKPFAGTDHSLIRASNKRVFNDARLTDHHALIPLAPAPESVSGRDRKVYDLVLKRFAAAFHPDCEFEQTEIITAVRDETFRTRGKRILIPGWRVVYEADAPRKKAARNGDEAVENLPPLIKGDPAAVKETRLERKMTQPPPDYNEALLLKEMTNPGRYVSEDDLKKIYRGDVGLGTQATRAQIIETLLAREYVVRRKKLLIATDKGVRLINMLRGFRQAGMLASPRETARWERQLEQIAQGNGSGEDFLNDIKRVVTTVVDEFKGEPEFLGRCPVCGGQVIRGKRDFGCSNWRKKDGGCRFVIRSQMAGQTLSHQVISELLARKEAGPLQGFADENSAPFTGLLRLAESDGFWVVRIEPTDAAAKPEAPAPTGGSGDVIGKCPACGGEVVDNPKSYGCANWRDEDGGCKFVIWKEVAKKLITPAMAKTLIEEGQIGPLDRFISKKGKPFSASLKLTQEDEKWGVRFLFDDRPQEENGSAKVIGRCPACGGEVVDNPKSYGCVNWREEDGGCKMVIWKTVAQKEISPEVARLLLEKRETDILFGFISRKGSAFAARLRLEEDVSGAYKVVFDFSDVR; from the coding sequence TGGCCCCGGACGAATATGATCCCAAATGGAAACGCTGGCGGATGGAAACGCTGCCCATTATCCCGGCCACCTTTGAATATAAGCCTCTCCCCAAAACCCGGAAACAGCTCAACGTCATCCGGGGTCTTCTGAAGCGCGGTTCGCTGGAAACGGTGGTCATCGCCACGGATGCGGGCCGGGAGGGGGAGGTCATCGCCCGAACCATCCTCATGGCCTCCGGGTTCGGGGAGATGGGCCGGGTGCAGCGGTTCTGGACCAGCCAGGCCCTGACCCCGCAGGTGGTCCGGGACGGCATGGCGGCCCTCCGGCCGGCATCGGACTACGACCGGCTCTGGCAGGCCGGACAGGCCCGCCAGATCGCCGACTGGCTGGTGGGCATGACCTGCACGCGGGCTGCCACCCTGGTGTCGCGCAGCAAAACGGGAAACGGGAAAAATCGGGGCCGGAAATCGGCAAACCTCTTCAGCGTCGGCAGGGTACAGACCGCCGTGCTGTCGCTCATCGCCGACCGCCGCCGGGAGCGCGAGGATTTCAAACCGGAACCCTACTGGGTGCTCCGGGCCGTTTTTATCGGCGAAAAGGGCGAGTGGGCCGGCATGTGGTTCCGCAAGGAGCTGACTCGTTTCACCAAAGAGACAGAGGCAAAGGAAATCGAGGCAAAGATGAGCGGTCAGACCGGGGCGGTTCGCTCCGTGAAACGGCAGAAAAAGAAGGAGCCGCCCCCGCTTCTCTACTCACTTACCGACCTTCAGCGGGAGGCGAACCGGAAACTGGGACTTTCCGCCAAAGAGACCCTCGGCATTGCCCAGCGGCTCTACGAAGAGAAAAAATGCCTCTCCTATCCGCGAACCGATTCCAAAGTGCTGGGGAGCCAGAACGTGGACATGGCCCGGAAGCTGGTGAAAAAACTCTCCGGCGTCTATCCCAAACCCTTTGCCGGGACGGATCACAGCCTCATCCGCGCATCTAACAAACGGGTCTTCAATGACGCCCGGCTGACCGACCACCACGCCCTGATTCCCTTGGCCCCGGCCCCGGAATCGGTTTCGGGCAGGGACAGAAAGGTCTACGATCTGGTGCTGAAGCGCTTTGCTGCCGCCTTTCATCCGGACTGCGAGTTTGAGCAGACCGAGATCATCACAGCGGTGCGGGACGAGACCTTCCGCACCCGTGGCAAGCGCATCCTCATACCGGGATGGCGAGTGGTCTACGAGGCGGACGCGCCCCGAAAAAAGGCGGCCCGGAACGGGGATGAGGCGGTTGAAAACCTGCCGCCGCTGATCAAAGGCGATCCGGCTGCGGTGAAAGAGACCCGGCTTGAAAGGAAGATGACCCAGCCGCCGCCGGATTACAACGAAGCCCTGCTGCTGAAGGAAATGACCAATCCGGGCCGCTATGTGTCCGAGGATGACCTTAAAAAAATCTACCGGGGCGATGTGGGGCTGGGGACACAGGCCACCCGCGCCCAGATTATCGAAACGCTTCTGGCGCGGGAATATGTGGTGCGCCGGAAAAAACTGCTGATTGCCACCGACAAGGGGGTTCGGCTTATCAACATGCTGCGCGGCTTCAGACAGGCCGGAATGCTGGCCTCTCCGCGGGAAACAGCCCGATGGGAGCGCCAGTTGGAACAGATTGCCCAGGGAAACGGGTCAGGGGAGGATTTTTTGAACGATATCAAACGGGTGGTAACAACGGTTGTGGACGAATTCAAAGGCGAGCCGGAATTTCTGGGCCGGTGTCCGGTCTGCGGCGGCCAGGTGATCCGGGGAAAACGGGATTTCGGGTGTTCGAACTGGCGGAAGAAGGACGGCGGATGCCGGTTTGTCATCCGCAGCCAGATGGCCGGACAGACCCTTTCGCACCAGGTGATCTCGGAGCTGCTGGCGCGCAAAGAGGCCGGACCGCTTCAGGGGTTTGCGGATGAGAACAGCGCACCCTTTACCGGCCTTCTCCGGCTGGCCGAATCCGACGGCTTCTGGGTGGTCCGCATCGAGCCGACCGACGCTGCCGCCAAACCGGAAGCCCCGGCCCCGACGGGCGGAAGCGGGGACGTTATCGGCAAATGTCCGGCCTGCGGCGGCGAGGTGGTGGATAATCCCAAATCATACGGGTGCGCCAACTGGCGGGACGAAGACGGCGGCTGCAAGTTCGTCATCTGGAAAGAGGTGGCGAAGAAGCTGATCACCCCGGCCATGGCCAAAACCCTGATTGAGGAGGGGCAGATCGGCCCGCTGGACAGGTTCATCTCCAAAAAGGGCAAGCCCTTTTCCGCCTCCCTGAAGCTGACGCAGGAGGATGAGAAATGGGGCGTCCGGTTTCTCTTTGATGACCGCCCGCAGGAGGAAAATGGTTCCGCCAAAGTAATTGGCCGGTGTCCGGCCTGCGGCGGCGAGGTGGTGGATAATCCCAAATCATACGGGTGCGTCAACTGGCGGGAAGAGGATGGCGGATGCAAGATGGTCATCTGGAAAACCGTGGCTCAGAAGGAGATCAGCCCGGAGGTGGCACGCCTGCTT